The following proteins come from a genomic window of Flavobacteriaceae bacterium MAR_2010_188:
- a CDS encoding 3-deoxy-D-manno-octulosonic-acid transferase: MLYNLGTYILALFLRFFSLFNKKAKTGNTGRAETLEILKNKYDGKSPVIWFHCASLGEYEQGLPVFKILRERYPKHFIVLSFFSPSGFITRKNSPIADAVVYLPVDTPQNAKHFVKLLKPQLAVFVKYEIWANYLLELNRINCKTYLISALFRKDQIYFKWYGSKLKQALKSFELIFVQDNNSKQLLNNIGYKAAVIAEDTRLDRVFQQLEQDNTLDWLADFKQNDLLLVFGSTWPEDEKYIVKFINENSFQNLKFLVVPHEIKESHLNELQKSIELPSIRFTNSDKGRTEASVMILDAIGYLSRTYAYADIAYVGGAVGKSGLHNILEPAVFGIPIIIGNNYKRFPEAIKLTDFGGIIPIKNYAELSDNYFQLIQDENTRIKIGNVNEKYIKNNKGAVIQITDIIRI, encoded by the coding sequence ATGTTATATAATTTAGGGACATATATTTTAGCGCTGTTTTTGCGTTTTTTTTCTCTTTTTAATAAGAAGGCGAAAACAGGAAATACTGGCAGAGCCGAAACTTTAGAGATCTTAAAAAACAAATACGACGGCAAATCCCCGGTTATTTGGTTTCATTGTGCTTCGCTAGGTGAGTACGAACAAGGACTTCCGGTATTCAAAATATTAAGAGAAAGATATCCAAAGCACTTTATTGTATTAAGTTTCTTTTCTCCAAGCGGATTTATAACCCGTAAAAATTCTCCCATTGCAGATGCGGTGGTCTATTTACCTGTCGACACTCCACAGAACGCAAAACATTTTGTAAAGCTGCTAAAGCCACAATTGGCGGTATTTGTTAAATATGAAATTTGGGCAAACTACCTTTTGGAGCTTAATAGAATAAATTGTAAAACCTATTTGATTTCTGCTTTATTTCGCAAAGACCAAATCTACTTTAAATGGTATGGTAGCAAACTAAAGCAAGCGCTTAAATCCTTTGAACTTATTTTCGTCCAAGATAATAATTCCAAACAGTTGCTGAATAATATTGGTTATAAAGCCGCAGTAATCGCTGAAGACACCAGACTAGACCGAGTTTTTCAGCAATTAGAGCAAGACAATACCTTGGATTGGTTAGCTGATTTTAAACAAAACGACCTTTTATTGGTATTTGGAAGCACTTGGCCTGAAGATGAAAAGTATATAGTAAAATTCATCAATGAGAATTCATTCCAAAATTTAAAATTTCTGGTGGTTCCTCATGAAATAAAAGAAAGTCACCTCAACGAATTACAAAAATCTATAGAGCTGCCTTCAATTAGATTTACCAATAGTGATAAGGGAAGAACTGAAGCTTCGGTCATGATTTTAGATGCCATTGGCTATCTTTCTCGCACTTATGCTTATGCAGATATTGCATACGTTGGCGGTGCGGTTGGGAAATCTGGGCTACATAATATATTGGAGCCAGCCGTTTTTGGCATTCCTATAATTATTGGGAATAATTACAAACGGTTTCCTGAAGCAATTAAATTAACAGATTTCGGCGGTATTATTCCCATAAAAAACTATGCTGAATTATCCGATAACTATTTTCAATTAATCCAAGATGAAAACACACGGATTAAAATCGGAAATGTTAATGAAAAATATATTAAAAATAATAAAGGTGCGGTAATCCAAATAACCGATATCATACGTATATAA
- a CDS encoding PAS domain S-box-containing protein has translation MKDKNLANHLPFISGNSELAKIILAKDWSKTELDHPASWPDTLKILLNTLLNSKFPMFIWWGNNLNCFYNDAYIPSLGVKGKHPSILGMPAKDAWPEIGDFIKPLIDKVWETGESTWRENQLVPIFRDGKVEDAYWTFCYSQIVDTNGTTSGVLVSCTETTDTHLSLKKLKESENQLSFAIEAAELATWDYDPLTNNFQSNGRLKEWFGLEANDEISLDNATNVMDPKDVERVKNDIKKALEKKGRGRYNTVYKIKNKKTGQLRTLKAMVRAWFNEKNEAYRFNGTLQDITEAYNAEQENQKLLALLDASQQIIGLADVNLNLKYCNPAGRKLLGIEKTEGKNLLDCIYPEDLGRAKELIQKLKTEDYFSEKIRVFDQESKHPIWINWNCVTVKDSITNEIVGIGTVSSNIEEEKRNDEVLHRAFDQIETEERKFRNLVENAPVGIAILKGNDFTVELANIEALKILGKKEKDVRNIPLLSILPAQDNNLHNVLKKVLKTGESQRGLEFSLNIKVRGREVKTFFNSIFHLITDEVTNEKGIMVVANNVTESVKFKRFLQESEKQFRNFVLQSPIAMTIFQGPDLVIQMANKVMYQTLWRKQRHEVIGKKLLDVFPELHGQKYPQQLKDVLELGKSFSEKESHAIIKGEDGQQEFYLDYEYAPLREVDGTISGVMVTVNDVSDKVRARLKLEEFSKELEEIVKERTGLLLTTNQKLKTSIAKLEKTNEELESFAYISSHDLQEPLRKIQIFSSRIKENYGKDFPVEVHEDFNRIVKAATRMRTLIDDLLSFSMTNNLNAESKVVNLYLILNEVIDGLREKLDYKDSKIHLGNLCDVKLVPFQIQQVFTNLIENSMKFARDGVAPVISITSKEVQGKSLEKYNLDKDKIYCKIIYKDNGIGFEEKYGEQIFDLFQRLHGKEHYKGTGIGLAIVKKIIQNHNGHVEATGTSGEGATFTIYIPVN, from the coding sequence ATGAAGGATAAAAATTTAGCAAATCATTTGCCTTTTATATCCGGAAATAGTGAGTTGGCCAAAATAATTTTGGCCAAAGATTGGTCTAAAACTGAACTAGATCATCCAGCTAGCTGGCCAGATACCCTAAAAATTTTACTTAACACCCTACTGAATTCTAAGTTCCCCATGTTTATCTGGTGGGGAAACAATTTGAATTGTTTTTACAATGACGCTTATATCCCCAGTTTAGGTGTTAAGGGTAAGCATCCATCTATATTGGGAATGCCCGCTAAAGACGCATGGCCCGAAATAGGGGATTTCATTAAACCCTTAATCGATAAGGTCTGGGAAACAGGAGAATCTACGTGGAGGGAAAATCAACTGGTGCCAATTTTTAGAGATGGTAAAGTTGAAGATGCATATTGGACCTTTTGCTACAGCCAGATTGTGGATACTAATGGCACAACAAGCGGAGTATTGGTAAGCTGTACAGAAACCACCGATACCCATCTGAGTTTAAAAAAACTTAAAGAAAGTGAAAATCAATTGAGTTTTGCAATAGAAGCTGCCGAACTGGCCACTTGGGATTATGATCCACTAACTAACAACTTCCAATCTAATGGCAGATTAAAAGAATGGTTCGGCTTAGAAGCGAATGACGAAATAAGTTTGGACAATGCAACGAATGTCATGGACCCTAAAGATGTTGAGCGTGTTAAAAACGATATCAAAAAAGCATTAGAAAAAAAGGGCCGCGGTCGCTATAATACCGTTTATAAAATCAAAAACAAGAAAACTGGACAACTAAGAACTTTGAAAGCCATGGTTAGAGCATGGTTTAACGAAAAAAATGAAGCATACAGATTTAATGGGACCCTTCAAGATATAACTGAGGCGTATAACGCAGAGCAAGAAAATCAAAAGTTATTGGCGTTGCTGGATGCCAGTCAACAAATTATAGGCTTAGCAGATGTAAATTTAAATCTAAAGTATTGCAACCCTGCTGGAAGAAAGTTACTTGGAATTGAAAAAACAGAAGGCAAAAATCTCCTAGATTGCATTTATCCTGAGGATTTAGGAAGAGCCAAAGAGCTTATTCAAAAGCTCAAAACAGAAGATTATTTTTCAGAAAAAATCCGGGTTTTCGATCAGGAAAGCAAGCACCCCATTTGGATAAATTGGAATTGCGTAACTGTGAAGGATTCAATAACCAATGAAATTGTCGGGATAGGAACGGTTAGCTCTAACATAGAAGAAGAAAAACGAAATGACGAAGTGTTACATAGGGCATTCGATCAGATAGAAACCGAGGAGAGAAAATTTAGGAATCTGGTAGAGAATGCCCCAGTAGGCATCGCTATTCTAAAAGGAAATGATTTTACGGTTGAGCTGGCTAATATTGAGGCGCTTAAAATTTTGGGCAAAAAAGAGAAGGACGTACGTAATATACCGCTTCTAAGTATTTTACCGGCTCAAGACAACAACCTACATAATGTCCTTAAGAAAGTCCTTAAGACAGGAGAATCCCAGCGAGGTCTGGAATTTAGCCTTAACATCAAGGTTAGAGGCAGAGAAGTTAAGACCTTTTTCAACTCTATCTTCCACCTTATAACGGATGAAGTTACCAATGAGAAAGGAATTATGGTTGTTGCAAATAACGTTACAGAATCAGTAAAATTTAAGAGATTTCTTCAAGAAAGCGAAAAACAATTCAGGAATTTTGTTTTACAATCGCCAATTGCAATGACCATTTTTCAAGGTCCAGATTTGGTAATACAAATGGCGAACAAAGTAATGTACCAAACCCTCTGGCGCAAGCAAAGGCATGAAGTTATAGGCAAAAAGCTTTTAGATGTTTTTCCTGAATTACATGGTCAAAAATATCCGCAGCAATTAAAAGATGTCTTAGAGTTGGGTAAATCTTTTTCAGAAAAAGAATCTCACGCCATAATTAAGGGTGAAGATGGTCAACAAGAGTTTTATTTAGATTATGAATATGCTCCATTGCGTGAAGTAGACGGAACCATTTCTGGCGTAATGGTAACCGTAAACGATGTAAGTGATAAAGTTAGAGCGAGGTTAAAGCTTGAAGAATTTTCTAAAGAACTAGAAGAGATAGTAAAGGAACGGACGGGATTGCTTTTGACCACAAACCAAAAATTGAAAACGTCTATTGCCAAATTAGAAAAGACAAACGAGGAGTTAGAGTCGTTCGCTTATATCTCTAGCCATGACTTGCAAGAACCACTTCGAAAGATTCAAATATTTTCTTCAAGAATTAAAGAAAATTATGGTAAAGACTTTCCAGTAGAAGTCCACGAAGATTTTAATAGAATCGTAAAAGCGGCAACTAGAATGAGAACACTCATCGATGATCTACTCTCCTTCTCTATGACCAACAACCTTAATGCAGAGTCTAAAGTTGTCAATCTTTACCTAATCCTTAATGAAGTGATTGATGGGTTACGTGAGAAATTAGATTATAAAGACAGTAAAATACATTTAGGGAATCTCTGCGATGTAAAGCTGGTGCCTTTTCAAATTCAACAAGTATTCACAAATTTAATAGAGAACTCCATGAAATTTGCTAGAGATGGGGTTGCGCCTGTGATTAGCATTACATCTAAAGAAGTTCAGGGGAAAAGTTTAGAAAAATATAATCTAGACAAGGATAAAATTTATTGCAAGATAATTTATAAGGATAACGGTATTGGTTTCGAGGAAAAATATGGAGAACAGATTTTTGATCTCTTTCAAAGATTGCATGGAAAAGAGCATTACAAAGGCACTGGTATCGGATTAGCAATTGTTAAAAAAATTATTCAAAATCACAATGGCCATGTAGAGGCGACAGGAACATCTGGAGAAGGCGCCACTTTTACGATCTATATACCGGTCAATTAA
- a CDS encoding Response regulator receiver domain-containing protein has protein sequence MPVTNCHIFLTDDDEDDRFLFTDAIKKIDGNIKVDVFEGANQLLDYFETNDVIPHMIFIDLNMPMMDGEELLLELKNDSKTREIPVIIYSTSFSENKTEKLLNSGANLFLQKPSTYPDLKAKISECISVIMNDHGDSGQQHNIVF, from the coding sequence ATGCCTGTAACAAATTGCCACATATTTCTGACCGACGACGACGAAGATGATAGATTTTTATTTACCGATGCGATAAAGAAAATCGACGGGAATATAAAAGTCGATGTCTTTGAAGGAGCGAATCAGTTGTTAGATTATTTTGAAACTAATGATGTCATCCCACATATGATATTCATAGATTTGAATATGCCCATGATGGACGGCGAAGAATTGCTCTTAGAATTAAAAAATGATTCAAAAACAAGAGAGATTCCTGTAATTATCTACTCAACCTCCTTTAGTGAAAATAAAACTGAAAAACTGCTCAACAGTGGCGCCAATTTATTTTTACAAAAACCTTCAACGTATCCCGATCTTAAGGCAAAGATTTCAGAATGCATTTCTGTTATAATGAATGATCATGGTGATTCTGGTCAACAACATAATATAGTTTTCTAA